GATGGGGAAGAGATTATCTCCAAGTAGGAAATGCGATGGAGATATTTAGAAGAAACAATGTACGCTTTATCGCTATCAATAACGGAATAGACAGCATTGACCAAAACACATTGGAATTTGCTCCCTTTATCAACATCATGTCAGAGTGGTATGCAAGAGACATCAGCAAGAAAGTAAAGACAGGAATTAAGACCAAAGGAGCAGATGGAAAGCCTGTCGCAACAGAAGCCCCATACGGCTATATAAAAGACCCTGAGAACAAAGATTATTGGATAGCCGATAAAGAAGCTGCCGAAGTTGTAAAACTCATTTTTAGGTTATTTATGGAGGGGAAAAATAGAAATCAGATAGCCGTTTATCTGAAAGAAAAAGAAATACTAACCCCAACCTTTTATATGAAACAGCAAGACAGAGGAACAGCCAAAAGCAAACCCCTCAACGAAGAAAACAGATATAACTGGAACAAAGCAACCATAACACGCATACTGAAAAGACAAGAGTATTGTGGCGATGTAGTCAATTTTAAGACCGAAAAGCATTACAGGGATAAGAGAAACCATTATGTAGATAAAAGCAAATGGCAAATAACAGAAAATGTCCATGAGCCGATAATAGATAGAACTACCTTTGAAAATGTAGAGCGTATGTTAAAAAATGCACCTGTAAAAAGACCAAACGGAGACGGAGAAATTCACGCACTATCAGGCTTGATGTACTGTAAAGATTGCGGAACAAAAATGCACATTCGCACCATACACAAAAACAAAAAAGTACAGCATGTAACCTATTGCAGTGAATATGCCAAAGGAAAAGCAAAGCACCCAAAATGTAACTCGCCACATCGTATTGATGTAGATGAAGTTATGGAAAATATTGCAGAAGTCTTACGAAAGATAGCACAATATTCCTTAGAAAATAAAGCAGAGTTTGAAAAACTTGTAAAAGAGAGTTTGTATAAAGAGCAGACGGAGGAAGTCAAGAAAAATCAAAAGCGTATGCCCCAAATCACAGACCGAATGGAACAGATAGAAAGAGTGATGAATAAGCTCTATGAAGATAATGCACTTGGAAATATGGATACAGAACGCTATGAGCAGTTATCAAGAAAGTATGCAGAAGAATACTATACCTTAAAAGCAGAAAAAGAAGAAATCAAAGAACGCTTATCCGAATGTGAAAATGCAAACCAAAGGGCAAAGAAATTTATCAGACTGGCAGAAAGCTATTCAAACTTTGAAGAACTTACCCCAACTATTATCAATGAGTTTATCAGTAAAATTGTTGTGCATGAAAGAGATGTAAAAAGAGCAAAATATGTTGTTCAGCGAATAGAGGTTTATTTTAACTATATCGGAAAATTTAAAAATGAACTTACAAAACAGATAGAGCCGACAGAACAGGAAATGCTACAGATGAGGGAAGAAATAGAAGAAGCAAAGAAAGAAAAAGCCAGAGCATATCGTAGGGCATATTACAAAGAATACAGAGCCAAAAACCTTGAAAAGTGTCGAGAGTACGAGAAATTAAAAGCAAGAGAATACCGAGCAAAAAAGAAACTACAAAGAGCAACCTAAAACTAAATATCAACCAATAACAAAAGATGTTTCCTAATCACAGGAAATCTTTTTTTGTGCAAGTCGAAAGGAGGAACTAAATGGCAGAAAATGAGAAAACAGATATTAAAGAAATACAGGCAGAACAACAAGCACTCCACCCAAAGCCTGACGGTATTCTAACAAAAAAGATAAATGGAAAGACCTTTGTAACAGAGATATATTTTGATAAAAAGAGTAAAGAGACATTTCAAGATAAGCTGTTCAAAGTAATATATTCAAAGGGCAAATAGTAGTGAGTAGGGAAATCTGGCAGTAGAAAAAATGCCTAAAAAATGCTATAATATCAATAACTATTAAGAGAGAAATAACGAATTAAGGAGGTAACAATGAACAAAATTACTTGTATTTGTTTAGGTGTTAAAGATATGGAAAAGTCAATCAAGTTTTATAGAGATGGTTTAGGATATAAGACTGATTGCAAAGAAAATAATCCGGCGGTATGTTTTTTTGATACTCCGGGAACAAAGTTCGAACTATTTCCTTTGGAACAATTAGCAAAAGACATTGATGAAAATAATCCGCCAAAAGGAAATGGATTTTTCGGAATTACATTAGCTTACAATGTTGAACATAAAGAAGATGTTAATAGTGTAATTGACTTAGTACGCAATATTGGTGGAACCATTGTAAAAGAACCGCAAGATACTTTTTGGGGTGGATATCACGCATATTTTTCGGATTTAGATGGATATTATTGGGAAGTTGCATGGGGTCCAAATTTCAAGTTTGATGAAAATGGACTATTGAAATTTTAGTAATTAAGGGAGATAGAAAAATGGCTTCAAGTAAAAATATTTAGATTTCATTTTAGAACAACTATCCGAGTTGGAAGAAATAACATATAGATTAATGATGGGCGAATATATTGTTTATTATCGCGGAAAAATTGTTGGTGGAATTTATGATGATAGGTTTTTAGTGAAGCCTGTTAAATCTGCAATAGCATATATGCCAAATGCAAAGTATGAGTTACCGTATGATGGAGCAAAGGAAATGCTATTGGTAGATGATGTTGACAACAAAGAATATTTAACAGGGTTATTCAATTCTATGTATAAAGAATTACCGGCACTAAAAAGAAAAAATGAACGGTAAATCAAAGCGGTATAATATTTTTCTGTATAGGCAACAAGTTTAAGGAGGAAAGATTATGGATTATAAAGAAATAAAGCTTAATGTTTCAAATAATAAAATTAAAGAATATAAGCAATTTGAGGGCTTAAAATTATATTCTGATATTTTTAAATCTGAAGATGAAAAGGTATTGATTAACAAAAGAATATATGTTACAAAAAAACAGAATTATGTTTATTACGAAAGAACAGATGTAAATTGGAATTATTGGTCAAGCGAAAGAAATTATAATTCAACATTTAATCCGGAGAATGATAGTAAACACAACATTATATTTGAAGTTTCATCAGAATTAAGCGATTTTATTAAATATTTGGGAGAAGAAATAATTCGGAAGATTGAATTGAAACAGCACAATGGAGAAATTGTTGAGATATTAGATATTTGATTGTGTTATGAAGAATGAAGCATTGACTGAAAATATAATATCTACTCAAGCACGTAAAATTTCTATTTTTAGTAATATCAATTAAATAAAAAATAGTATAAAAACAGTAAATCAAAAAAGGTTTACTGTTTTTTTATTTGCTAAAAATAGAAAGAGAGGAAACGAGAAAATGAAAAACATTGAAGAAAAAATCTTAATGGCAGATGAAGAAATCAAGCAGTTACAAAATAAAAGAAAAAAACTCATCAGTCAACAGAAACAGGAAGAAAGAAAAAAGAGAGATAAAAGGATATATGAAAAAGGAGCAGTCTTTGAAAGTATATTTATAGAAAGTAAAAATCTAACCAAAGATGAATTTTATCAGTTGATTACATCTTTAATTCGTAAGGAAGAAGCAAATCTCAAAATACAAAAAATTATAGAAAGCAGAGAAGAAACAGAAGTAGAGAATGCAGAAAAAGAAGATGAAGAAACGGAGATAGAGGAATAGTCCCTTGCTTACAAGGGCGCACTTATACACCCTAAAGGGTGCGTGCGTTCTCCGAAGGCTCTTGCAGAGGGCATATCAGCTAACGCTGATACAGGGGAACTACATTCCCCTACGGAAATAAATTTCCTACCCCTTGTGTACTTCCCAAAAGAAATCGGATAAAAAGCTATCCGATTTTTTTAGGAAGTCTTATCTATCGCCACCATAACCATATCGAAAAACGGAAAGGAGGTTTTCTCTTATGGCGATATATCATCTTTGCATAAAGATTATTTCAAGAGGCAAAGGCAAAAGTGCAGTAGCAGCTTCCGCCTATCGTAGTGGCGAAAAGATAAAAAATGAGTATGATGGCGAGGTTCACGACTTTACAAGAAAAGGCGGAATAGCCCATACTGAAATTCTTTTACCGCAAAATGCACCACAGGAATTTTCAGATAGAGGGACATTGTGGAACAGTGTTGAGAAAATAGAAAAAAGTAAAAACTCACAGCTTGCAAGAGAAATTGAAGTTGCCCTACCTAAAGAATTAGACCGAGAAAAACAAATAAATCTTGTAAGAGAATATGTAAAAGAAAATTTTGTAAAAGTCGGTATGTGTGCCGATATTGCCCTACACGATAAAAATGATGGAAACCCACATTGTCATATCCTACTAACCATGCGACCACTAAATGAAGATACAACATGGGGAGCAAAATCAAAAAAGGAATATATCCTTGATGAAAACGGAGAAAAGGTAAAACTTAAAAATGGCAATTACAAAACAAGAAAGATAAATACAACAGATTGGAATGAGCAAGACAAAGCAGAAGAATGGCGAAAAGCATGGGCAGACATTACAAACAAATATCTTGAAGAAAACAGCATACAGGACAAAGTAGATCATCGTTCTTATCAAAGACAAGGCATAGAGCAAATACCGACTATTCATTTAGGAGTATCAGCAACCCAAATGGAGAAGAAAGGCATAGTCACAGATAGAGGAAATATAAATAGAGAAATAAAACAACAAAATGCGATTTTAAGAGAAATTTCAAGAAGAATAAAAGCCTTGTTAAATTGGATAAGAGGAATAGGAAAAGAAGAAAAAGTAGAAAACGAAAATATAAAGTCCACCCTCCCACTCAAAGAAAATTTGCAATCAATCTTTGAAAATCTTATCCGTAAAAATACAGATAAGATTAATACAGACTTAGAGAAATATATTGAGAGTTATCAATTACTCAAAGAAAAAAACATTACAAGTATCAATCAATTAAAAGAGAGCATCACCGATTTACGAGATAAGAACTACAAGACCACAAGAGCCTTAAAAGATACCGAGAAAAAGATTGATGATAGAATACAACTCATAGACCAATCAGAAAAATATTTGAAGAATAAAGACACCTACAAAGTCTATGCAAAATTAAAGAAAAGTAAACAGGAAGATTTTTATAACGAGCATACGGCTGAGCTTATTTTATTTGAAAGTACTAAGAAATATTTGAAAGACCATTTAGGAGAAAGTAAAACCTTAGCCATCAGTAAATGGAAAACAGAAGTTAGCACTTTGAAGAAAGAGAAAAAGAGCCTTTACAATCAAATATTAGAGATAAGAGAAGAAGTAGAACAAGCAGAAAAAGTTAAGACCTGTATAGAGCAGTTACAGGAACAAAAAAGGCAACTATCACAGGTAAAGAGGAATGAGTTAGACCTATAAAATCAATCGGAAAAATGGTATAATTATAAATAGTTATTTGATTTTGGAGGAGCTTAAATTTATGAATGAAAGAGAGAAAATCATTCGTTTATGGTTTGACATGTGGCTTACACAACAAGACTTAGGGATAGATGAAATTTTTTCTGATGATGTAATTTATATTGAGAGTTGGTGTCCTAAGTATGAAAACCGTCAAACAGTAAAGCACTGGTTTAACGAGTGGAATACAAGAGGAATAGTGCTTGCGTGGGATATAAAGCAATTTTTTCATAAGGATAATCAAACTATTGTAGAATGGCACTTCAAAAATAAAATGAATGAGGGGAAAGTTGAAGAATTTGACGGTATTTCTTTGATTGTTTGGACAGTCGATAATAAGATAAAAGCATTAAAAGAGTTTGGCTGTAATTGCAATAACTACAATCCTTATAAAGAGAGTGAAACACCCTTATTTAGAGATGAAAAAGCAAATTGGTTTTGAGGAGATAAAATATTGATAGAAAGTAGACCTGAGTTTGATAAAATTACATCGTTTGATGAATTTAGTAAATACTATTGGTATCGTGAAGAACTTTCACAGATATGCAAGTCATTAGGATTAGAATATAGAGGTATAAAACAAGAACTCAATTATATTATTGAGCAGTACTTTAAGGGCAATTTGATTAAAAAATCATCAATAAAAAATGAAAAGAAACAAGTAGAAACTATTACCTTAGATACGCCATTACTTGAATGTGGGTTCTCCTTTAACACACAATTTAGAGAATATTTTTCAATTTTAACAGATGTTTCACCATTTAAATTTACTGCTGATATGGCTACTGCTTGGAGAAAAATAAAAAGAGAAAATGATTTGAGTTTTACAATTCAAGATATGCTGAAAGTTTATTATGGAAAATCGGATTATGCCAAGTATGATAATTCGGTTTGTCAATGGAATCAATTTTTAAAGGATTTCTGTGCAGATGAAAATAGTTGCAACTATTCAAATAAATTAAAAGTAGCTTCCATTCTTTGGAAAGAAGTAAGAAATTCAAGAAATGAAAAAATTTATTCAAAGAATCTTTTGACTGAATATGCTCATAAAATAAAAGAGTATTGCAAGTAGGATATTTTCAGCTTGATAAACTAACAATTTAATAAAAACTAACACATGAACAGTAAATCAAAAAAGGTTTACTGTTTTTCTCTGCCCAAAAGAAAAAAGCCTTATAGAAAAAGCATCCATATATATAAAAAGGTATTTGACAAAACGCTTCCTGGGGAACTAAAAAAGATATAGAGCCGTATGTGGATGAAAAATTCCAAAACAATATCTTGCTTACTCAAACTGAGCGATTAACCATGAATGGCAGACCAGCTAATCCCAAGTATGCAAGAAATAAAAATGTACTTGTTATAGGTGGTTCAGGATCCGGAAAGACGAGATTTTATGTCAAACCGAACCTAATGCAAATGCACTCATCATATTGTGTTACAGATCCTAAAGGATTAACCTCTTAGGGACAGAGAAAATAAAAAACTTGGAAAGGAGGTAATTCTCATGTCAAATACAAAAAGAACAGGACAAACAGCCCTTTATGAGCGTTTAAGTCGAGATGATGAAATGCAGGGAGAAAGCAATTCCATCACTAATCAAAAGCAACTACTTGAAAGTTATGCGAAAAGAAACGGCTTTGTAAATATCTATCACTATACCGATGATGGAGTAAGCGGAACAACCTTTGATAGAGAGGGATTTCAGAAAATGATAAAAGCAGTAGAAGAAAACAAAGTATCTACTGTGATAGTAAAAGATATGAGTAGGTTTGGCAGAGATTACCTTAAAGTAGGCTTTTACACCGAAATACTTTTCAAAGAAAAGGGAGTAAGGTTTATCGCCATCAATAACGGAATAGATAGCGAAAAACAAGCAGAAAGCGACTTTACCCCATTTCTAAATATTATGAATGAATGGTATGCAAGAGATACCTCAAGAAAAATACAATCCATCTTTAGAGCAAGAATGGAAGAGGGTAAAAGAGTATCACCAAGCGTTCCATACGGCTATTATAGAAATCCTAAGAACAAACAGGAGCTACTTGTTGATAAAGAGAGTGCAAAGGTCGTAAAACGCATTTATAGGCTTGTAATAGAGGGATATGGAGTAACACAGATAGCAGATATACTAACCAAAGATAAAGTCCTTATCCCATCAGCCTATGCCCAAATACATTACCCCGAAAATAATCATAGCTCCAAGAAAAGAGGAATAGACGATCCATATTTTTGGACACCGACCACAGTAGGTTATATTTTAGAAAAAAGAGAATATATGGGACACACTGTACTTGGTAAAACAATATGCCTTGATTATAAGACTAAGAAGCGAAGAAAGGCAAAAGAAGATGAACTCATTATCTTCAAAAATACCCACGAAGCCATCATTGACGAAGAAACATGGAACAACGCTCAACGATTAAGAAAAACAGTAAGAAGAAGTCCAAAGTATGGTACAACCTCACACCCATTTACAGGGCTTTTAATCTGTTCCGATTGTGGAGGAAAGCTAAGCTATCGAGAGCCGGCAGAACATAAAGAAAAGAAATACGATTGTGATTATTGTTTTGTATGCCAACATTACAGACACAGAAAAGGCACTTGCAGTATGCACTATATCAAAGTAAAAACAGTCAATGAGATTCTCCTAAAATCAATCAAAGAGATAACCAACTTTGCAAAAGAAGAAAAGCAAGAATTTCTAAAAGTGATGAACAAGTTATCCGATGAAAAAAGAGAAGAAAAGTATCAAGAAGATACAACGAAATTAGAAAAGTTGTCATCAAGAAACGCAGAACTAACCACCCTCATTACAAAGCTATATGAAGACCACGCACTTGGGAAAATTCCTGTAAAACACTTTGATAGATTATTTAATACCTATGATAC
This Streptococcus anginosus DNA region includes the following protein-coding sequences:
- the mobQ gene encoding MobQ family relaxase gives rise to the protein MAIYHLCIKIISRGKGKSAVAASAYRSGEKIKNEYDGEVHDFTRKGGIAHTEILLPQNAPQEFSDRGTLWNSVEKIEKSKNSQLAREIEVALPKELDREKQINLVREYVKENFVKVGMCADIALHDKNDGNPHCHILLTMRPLNEDTTWGAKSKKEYILDENGEKVKLKNGNYKTRKINTTDWNEQDKAEEWRKAWADITNKYLEENSIQDKVDHRSYQRQGIEQIPTIHLGVSATQMEKKGIVTDRGNINREIKQQNAILREISRRIKALLNWIRGIGKEEKVENENIKSTLPLKENLQSIFENLIRKNTDKINTDLEKYIESYQLLKEKNITSINQLKESITDLRDKNYKTTRALKDTEKKIDDRIQLIDQSEKYLKNKDTYKVYAKLKKSKQEDFYNEHTAELILFESTKKYLKDHLGESKTLAISKWKTEVSTLKKEKKSLYNQILEIREEVEQAEKVKTCIEQLQEQKRQLSQVKRNELDL
- a CDS encoding DUF3847 domain-containing protein encodes the protein MKNIEEKILMADEEIKQLQNKRKKLISQQKQEERKKRDKRIYEKGAVFESIFIESKNLTKDEFYQLITSLIRKEEANLKIQKIIESREETEVENAEKEDEETEIEE
- a CDS encoding recombinase family protein; the encoded protein is MIEYHNKITALYSRLSVGDEDRDGGESNSIVNQKAFLERYAREKKLINIRHYIDDDESGRFFDRSAYTQMISDVEQGKIGIVIMKDMTRWGRDYLQVGNAMEIFRRNNVRFIAINNGIDSIDQNTLEFAPFINIMSEWYARDISKKVKTGIKTKGADGKPVATEAPYGYIKDPENKDYWIADKEAAEVVKLIFRLFMEGKNRNQIAVYLKEKEILTPTFYMKQQDRGTAKSKPLNEENRYNWNKATITRILKRQEYCGDVVNFKTEKHYRDKRNHYVDKSKWQITENVHEPIIDRTTFENVERMLKNAPVKRPNGDGEIHALSGLMYCKDCGTKMHIRTIHKNKKVQHVTYCSEYAKGKAKHPKCNSPHRIDVDEVMENIAEVLRKIAQYSLENKAEFEKLVKESLYKEQTEEVKKNQKRMPQITDRMEQIERVMNKLYEDNALGNMDTERYEQLSRKYAEEYYTLKAEKEEIKERLSECENANQRAKKFIRLAESYSNFEELTPTIINEFISKIVVHERDVKRAKYVVQRIEVYFNYIGKFKNELTKQIEPTEQEMLQMREEIEEAKKEKARAYRRAYYKEYRAKNLEKCREYEKLKAREYRAKKKLQRAT
- a CDS encoding VOC family protein, encoding MNKITCICLGVKDMEKSIKFYRDGLGYKTDCKENNPAVCFFDTPGTKFELFPLEQLAKDIDENNPPKGNGFFGITLAYNVEHKEDVNSVIDLVRNIGGTIVKEPQDTFWGGYHAYFSDLDGYYWEVAWGPNFKFDENGLLKF
- a CDS encoding SAP domain-containing protein, which codes for MIESRPEFDKITSFDEFSKYYWYREELSQICKSLGLEYRGIKQELNYIIEQYFKGNLIKKSSIKNEKKQVETITLDTPLLECGFSFNTQFREYFSILTDVSPFKFTADMATAWRKIKRENDLSFTIQDMLKVYYGKSDYAKYDNSVCQWNQFLKDFCADENSCNYSNKLKVASILWKEVRNSRNEKIYSKNLLTEYAHKIKEYCK
- a CDS encoding EXLDI protein, which produces MDYKEIKLNVSNNKIKEYKQFEGLKLYSDIFKSEDEKVLINKRIYVTKKQNYVYYERTDVNWNYWSSERNYNSTFNPENDSKHNIIFEVSSELSDFIKYLGEEIIRKIELKQHNGEIVEILDI
- a CDS encoding recombinase family protein translates to MSNTKRTGQTALYERLSRDDEMQGESNSITNQKQLLESYAKRNGFVNIYHYTDDGVSGTTFDREGFQKMIKAVEENKVSTVIVKDMSRFGRDYLKVGFYTEILFKEKGVRFIAINNGIDSEKQAESDFTPFLNIMNEWYARDTSRKIQSIFRARMEEGKRVSPSVPYGYYRNPKNKQELLVDKESAKVVKRIYRLVIEGYGVTQIADILTKDKVLIPSAYAQIHYPENNHSSKKRGIDDPYFWTPTTVGYILEKREYMGHTVLGKTICLDYKTKKRRKAKEDELIIFKNTHEAIIDEETWNNAQRLRKTVRRSPKYGTTSHPFTGLLICSDCGGKLSYREPAEHKEKKYDCDYCFVCQHYRHRKGTCSMHYIKVKTVNEILLKSIKEITNFAKEEKQEFLKVMNKLSDEKREEKYQEDTTKLEKLSSRNAELTTLITKLYEDHALGKIPVKHFDRLFNTYDTEQQDLEKQIQYFEQEIESYHQRKVDTDKFLKMIEKYTNIEKLTVPMINEYIEKVVVHESTGGRKGKYRKQQVDVYFNFIGNCQVPQSEE
- a CDS encoding nuclear transport factor 2 family protein → MNEREKIIRLWFDMWLTQQDLGIDEIFSDDVIYIESWCPKYENRQTVKHWFNEWNTRGIVLAWDIKQFFHKDNQTIVEWHFKNKMNEGKVEEFDGISLIVWTVDNKIKALKEFGCNCNNYNPYKESETPLFRDEKANWF
- a CDS encoding transposon-encoded TnpW family protein yields the protein MAENEKTDIKEIQAEQQALHPKPDGILTKKINGKTFVTEIYFDKKSKETFQDKLFKVIYSKGK